GACCACGCTGTGGTCCGTGGTGACGGCGATGGTGCCGGACGGCACGTACTTGGTGTTGACCAGGGCGGTCTTGGCCTTGGAGGTGAGCCAGGTGTCGTTCGAACGCACGCCGAAGGACGCGATCGGGCCCACGGTCAGCTGGTTGATCACCTGCTTGACGTTCTCGACGCCCTGGGCGATGGCGGTGGCCTGGGACTTGGCCTCTTCGGTGGGCACGTCGCCGGTCAGCAGCAGGCGGCCGCCATAGGCCATGGCATTGACGCGCGCCGTTTCGCCCAGCTTCTGGGAGATCTGGCTCTGGGCCTTGAAGGCCATGTTCTGGTCTTCGAGCTGGATGCCCGAGGTGCGACGGTCGGTCACCACCAGCGCCGTGGTGGCGGCGGCGCCGCCCACGATCAGGGGGGCGCAGGCCGACAGCGACAGGGCCGCGCCGGACAGGGCCGCGGCGAGCAGCAGGGGGCGGGCGGCGGTTCTGACGTCTGAAATCATTCGGTGTCTCCAAGCAGAAGAGCGTCAATGCCGTCGCAAAGCGCATGCAACAGCAGTATATGGACTTCCTGGATGCGCATGGTGCGATCGCTGGGAACACATAGATGGACGTCCATCGGCGTAATGAGTTCCCCCATGACGCCGCCGCCCTTGCCGGTCAGGGCCAGGACGTGCATTTCACGGCTGGCGGCGGCCTCCATGGCGCGCACCACATTGGGCGAGTTGCCGCTGGTGGAAATGGCCACCAGCACGTCGCCGGCCTGGCCGAAGGCGTTCACCTGGCGTTCGAAGACTTCGTCGAAGCCATAGTCGTTGCCGACGGCGGTCAGGATCGAGGTGTCGGTGTTCAGGGCGATGCCGGCCAGGGGCAGGCGTTCGCGTTCGAAGCGGCCCACCAGCTCGGCGATGAAATGTTGCGCGTCGGCGGCCGAGCCGCCGTTGCCGCAAGCCAGAATCTTGCCGTTGTTGGCCAGGGAGCCAAACAGCACGTCCACCGCGATCGCCAGCGGCTCGGCCAGCACGCTCATGCTTTGTTCGTACGTGGCCATGGCGTCGCGAAAGTGCGACGTCATTCGAGAGGTCATATCCATGGCCGCGATTATCTCACGGGCGGACCCAAATCAAGCCAGCTCGAACGCCGCGCGCAGCCACCGGACCTGGCCGCCGTCGAACAGCACGGCGTCGAAACGGGCCGCGGGCGTGGCGCCATGCCAGTGGCGCATGGCCAGGGTCGGCAGCCAATGCGCCGCGGCGCGCGCCAGGCGCGCCTGCTTGTCGCGGCCGATGCTGGCGGCCGCGCCGCCGTAGGCGTCGCCCTGGCGCGAGCGCACCTCGACGAACACGAGCACGTCGCCGTCGCGCATGACCAGGTCGATCTCGCCCGCGCGGCAGCCCAGGTTGCGGGCCAGCAGCACCAGGCCGGCGGCCCGCAGCAGGCGCAGGGCGGCGTCTTCGTGGCCATCGCCGATACGCTGGCGCGGCGAGCGCCGCGGCGCCGGGCGGTGGGGGGCGACGGTGGCGCGCGTCGAGGCGCGCCGGCGCCGTTTTTGCGCGCGGCGGCGCGCCGCCAGGGCCAGCTCGAAAGCGAATGTGTCATCCGGCATGCCAGTTCCGAAACAGGGGACGATGGCGGCTACACTGGCATGGTTTTCCGCGTAAGTAGGCAGCAATGAATCAAAATGTCTCATCCCCGGTGGCCGGCGATGCCTGGGCCCGCGTCGCTGAACGCGTGGCCGGGCAGCATTGGCCCGCCTCGACGCTGTATGTGGTGGCCACACCGATCGGCAATCTGGGCGACCTGGGGCTGCGCGCCTGGCATGCGCTGCAACGCGCCGACGTGATCGCGGCCGAAGACACCCGCGCCAGCCGCACGCTGCTGGACGCCTGGGGCGTCAGCACGCCGCTGATGGCGGCGCATCGGCACAACGAAGCCGCCGCGGCGCAGGCCATCTGCGAGCGCCTGGCCCAGGGCCAGCGCGTGGCGCTGGTGTCGGACGCCGGCGCGCCGGCGGTCAGCGATCCCGGCGCGCGCGTGGTGCGCGCGGTGCGCGAGGCCGGCTTCGCGGTGGTGCCGGTGCCCGGGCCCAGCGCCGTGATCGCCGCGCTGATGGGCAGCGGCGTCACCACCGACGAGAATCCCGCCTACGCCTTCGCCGGCTTTCCGCCGTCCAAGACCGTGGCGCGCCAGCGCTGGCTGCGCACCTGGTGCGCGCTGCCGGCGCCGGTGGTGATGTTCGAATCGCCGCACCGGCTGGCCGCGACGCTGGCCGACCTGCTGGAGGTCTGCGGCCCCGCCCGCCTGTTGACCGTGGCGCGCGAGCTGACCAAGCGGTTCGAGGAGATCGCCACGTTCCCGCTGGGCGAGGCCGCCGCCTGGCTGGCGGCCGACGCGCACCGTGAGCAGGGCGAGTTCGTGCTGATCGCGCATGCCCAGGCCGGCCAGGAGGCCGACGAAGACGCCGACCCGCGCGCCGATGCCTTGCTGGATGCGCTGCTGGAAACCCTGTCGGTTCGCGACGCCTCGAAGATCGCCGCCAAGGTCACCGGTCTGTCGCGCGACGCCCTGTACACCCGGGCCCTGGCCCGCAAGAATTCGTAAGCCATGATCTACACCGCAGAGACCCGCAAGCGTCCTGGCGAAGCCGCGGAGCCGATCGTCTACCGTGACATCCCCACGCCGCTGGGCGAAATGCGACTGGTCGCCAGCGCCAAGGGGCTGCGCGGCGCCTGGTTCACCGACCAGACCCTGCTGCCGTCCGCCGAGGGCTGGACCCGCAGCGCATCCGATCCCCTCCTGGAACAGGCGCGGCGCGAACTGGACGAGTGGTTCGGCGGCCGGCGCCGCGAGTTCGAGGTGGCGCTGGATCCGGTCGGCACGCCGTTCCAGCATGAAGTCTGGCGCGCCTTGTGCAAGCTGGATTTCGGCCAGCTCGCCAGCTACGGCGAACTGGCGCGCCTCGTCGGCCGGCCCAAGGGCGCCCAGGCCATCGGCGGGGCGGTGGGCCGCAATCCCGTCATCATCATCATTCCGTGCCATCGCATCATTGGCGCCGACACCTCGCTGACCGGCTTCGGCGGCGGCCTGCCGCGCAAGCAGGCGCTGCTCAAGCACGAAGGCAGCGAGTACCTGAGCCGCAATGCGCGCGCGCGGCGGGTCTGTGATGGCCAGGCGCAACTGCCGTTCGAGCAGCCGTCGTTCGACTGGCCGCCGGCGTAGCGGGCGGACGCCGCGTTATTGCGCGGCGATGCTGGGCGTGATGCCGATGCGGTCCGACACCAGCTGCACCGCGTTCAGGGCGCTCTGGCGATCCGGATAGGGGCCGATCTTGACCCGATAGAGGTTGTTGGCCTGCTCGACCGCGGCGGGCGGCGTCCCGGCCGCGCCCAACTGGGTATTGATGCGGCTGACCAGCGACTGCGCATTGGCCGGCTGGCTGAACGCGCCCACCTGCAGATAGACGTTGCCGATCCCGCCGGCCGCCGGTTGGCGTACCGGCGCGCTGCCCGGCGCGGGCGCCGGTTGCTGCGCCAGCGGCTGCGGCTCCAGCGCCACCGGCGCGGCGGCGACGGGCGTGGCCACCGGCGTCGAGCCGGTCGCGGACGCGGGCTCGGGCGCCGGGCCCTGCGAGGCCCAGCGGCGGATTTCGTCCTGCTGGATACTTTCGACCACCACCTGGCCGCTGCCCGGCCCGATGATGCCGAGCTTGTAGGCCGCCACGTATGACAGGTCCATGATGCGGTCGCTGTGGAACGGTCCGCGGTCGTTGACCCGCACGATGATGGTCTTGCCGTTGACCAGGCTGGTGACCCGCGCGTAGCTGGGAATTGGCAGCGTGGTGTGGGCGGCCGTCATGGCGTACATGTCGTACGGCTCGCCGATCGAGGTCGAGTTGCCGTGGAATTTCTTGCCGTACCACGAGGCGATGCCCTGGCGCTTGTAGGGCTGGCCGGTGGTGTCCGGCACATAGCGCTGGCCGAACACCACGTAAGGGCGGTTGGCGCCGCTGGCGTAGGGTTCGATGCGCGGCACCGCGTCCGGCACCTGGTCCAGGTTCGACGGCGGGTTGGCGTCCGGGCCGTCGTCCTTGTAGTACCCGCCGCCCTTTTTACGTCCCCCGGTGGAAGAGCAGCCGGCCACGGCAATGGCCAGCAACAGCATCATGAGGATATGGAGCGGACGGGACAGGATCATGCGGATTCGTCGGGCAGTTGGGTGCGATGGCGCACCAGCAGCGGGTCGTGGTCGGCAAAGCGCTTGGCCAGCTGTTCGACCACATAGACCGAACGGTGCTGGCCACCGGTGCAGCCGATGGCGACGGTGAGGTAGTTGCGGGTGTCTTGCGTGTACTGCGGCAGCCAGCGGTTCAGGAAGCTGGTGATGTCGTCGATCATCAGCCCCACCTGTTCATAACCCGCCAGCCAGGCGGCGACGGGTTCGTCGCGGCCGGTCAGCGGACGCAGGTTGCGGTCGTAATAGGGGTTGGGCAGGCAGCGCACGTCGAACACCAGGTCGGCGTCGCGCGGCACGCCGCGTTTGTACGCGAACGATTCGAAGGTCAGCACCAGCGGCGCGCGGTCGGCCTGGATCAGGTCGCGGATCCAGGCGCGCAATTGGCCCGGCGTCAGCTCCGAGGTGTCGATGACGTGTTCCTGCTCGCGCAGCGGCGCCAGCAGTTCGCGTTCGAGCGCGATGCAGTCGGTCAGCGACGGCGCGGTGCCGCCGCGTTGCAGGCGGTCGGTCAGCGGATGGCGGCGGCGGGATTCGGAATAGCGCTGCACCAGGGTGTCGGTGCTGGCGTCCAGGAACACCACGCGCAGGCTGGTGCCCATGGCGCGCAGCGCGGTGACCACGTCGGGCAGTTCGGCCAGTTCGCCGGGCGATCGCACGTCGATGGCGACGGCGACGCGTTCCAGGCCGTCATCGCGGGCATTGGCGACGAACTCGGTCAGGAACCGCACGGGCAGGTTGTCGACGCAGGTGTAGCTGGCGTCCTCGAGCATGCGCAGGGCAACGGACTTGCCTGAGCCTGAGATGCCGGTAACGAGGACGACTTTCAACATGGACATGATTGTGGCACGCTTTTCCAGGAGGATGCCGGCGGGTTGGCATCTGATATGGCCGTAAACTGCGAATCTGCGCCTGTACTGCCTTGCGGGGCCTGGCGTAAGCTTGGGCACCCGCACGCGACCGCTTCATCTACGCGCCCCGCCGGCATGCGCCTTCGGGGTTGGAATTCGACTTAGTGTTAACTGATCCTAGATGTTAGCCTTCATTTCCTTTCGTAGTGTTTCACTGCCACGGTTCTGGGCAAAATCCCGCCTCCTGGCCGCCGCCGTTGTTGTCTTTTCGGCAGCGCCCGCGCTGGCCCAGGACACGCCCCAGGTGCTGCAGCCCGGCACCATGGCGGCCCGGGTGGCGGCCTGTACGGCCTGTCATGGCGAGCAGGGCCGCGCCGGCGCCGACGGCTATTACCCGCGCCTGGCGGGCAAGCCGCAGGAATACCTCTATCACCAGTTGCTGAACTTCCGCGACGACCGGCGCCAGTACCGGCCCATGGCGCACCTGCTGGCGGGCCTGCCGGATGCCTATCTGCACGAGATGGCCGCCTATTTCTCGTCGCAGCACGTGCCGTATCCGCCGCCGGTGCGCGCCGACGTTTCGGCCGCCACGCTCGAAGCCGGCCGCAAGCTGGCGCTGTCGGGCGACGCCGCCCGCGGCCTGCCGGCCTGTGCCGCCTGTCATGGCGCCTCGCTGGGCGGGGCGCTGCCGGCCATTCCCGGCCTGCTGGGCTTGCCGCGCGATTATGTCGGCTCGCAGATCGGCAGCTGGAAGAACGGCCTGCGCCGCGCCGCCGCGCCGGACTGCATGGCGGACATCGCCCACAAGCTCACGCCCGAAGACATCGGCGCGCTGGCGGCCTGGCTGTCGTCGCAACCGGTGGCCGACACCTATGCGCCCGAGCCCGCCGGCGCCCTGCGCCTGCCCGCCGAGTGCGGCAGCCAGGCGCAACGGTGAGGGGCCGACGGATGAAACTGATGAAGCGAATCCTGGGCACCTTGCTGGCGCTGGCCGTGATCGCGGTGGGCGCCCTCTACTGGCTGGGCACGCGCGACGACGCCAGCACCGGCGCGGCCGCGGCGCCGGCCGATCCGCAGCAGCGCATCGAGCGCGGACGCTATCTGGCGCTGGCCGGCAATTGCATGGCCTGCCACACGGCGCGCGGCGGCCAGGCCTATGCCGGCGGCACGCCCATCCCGACGCCGTTCGGCACGATCTACGGCCCCAACATCACGCCCGACGAGAAGACCGGCATCGGCGCCTGGAGCGCGGACGACTTCTGGCAGGCGCTGCACAACGGCAAGTCGCGTGACGGCACGCTGCTGTATCCGGCCTTCCCGTACACCGAGTACACCCGCGTGACGCGGGCGGATGCCGATGCGCTGTTCGCCTATCTGCGCACGATCACGCCGGTGAACCAGCCCAGCCGCGCGCCCGATCTCGATTTCCCGTATGACCAGCGCCTGCTGCTGGCCGCCTGGCGCGCGCTGTATTTCCGGCCGGGCGTGCAGGAAGCCGATCCGGGCCAGTCGACGCAGTGGAACCGCGGCCGCTACCTGGTCGAAGGCCTGGGCCATTGCGCCGCCTGCCACGCGCCGCGCAACAGCCTGGGCGCGACGCGCGCGGCCGATGGCCTGGCCGGCGGCATCATCCCGATGCTGGACTGGTACGCGCCGCCACTGACCAATGATCCGCAGACGGGGCTGGGGCGCTGGTCGGCCGAAGACATCGCGGCGTTGCTGCGCACCGGCATGGCGGCGCACTCCAGCGCCAGCGGTCCGATGGCCGAGGTGGTGCTGGGCAGCACCCAGCATCTGACCGAGGCAGATGCGCTGGCGATGGGCGTGTATCTCAAGTCGTTGCCGGCCACGCCCGCGGCGTCATCGCGGCCCGCCACGCCGGCGTCCCCGGCGGCCATGGAACTGGGCGGCAAGATCTACCGCCAGCAGTGCGCGCAATGCCACCAGCCGCAAGGCGAGGGCAGCGCGGGTGC
The window above is part of the Achromobacter deleyi genome. Proteins encoded here:
- a CDS encoding BON domain-containing protein, which gives rise to MISDVRTAARPLLLAAALSGAALSLSACAPLIVGGAAATTALVVTDRRTSGIQLEDQNMAFKAQSQISQKLGETARVNAMAYGGRLLLTGDVPTEEAKSQATAIAQGVENVKQVINQLTVGPIASFGVRSNDTWLTSKAKTALVNTKYVPSGTIAVTTDHSVVYLMGKVTQAEGDYAANAVADLGGVAKVVKLFETISREEAIRLSNSGSKSTNTETKAPIESDPNAASSSGGSAPSGGSAVEAMPIK
- a CDS encoding phosphoheptose isomerase; translation: MDMTSRMTSHFRDAMATYEQSMSVLAEPLAIAVDVLFGSLANNGKILACGNGGSAADAQHFIAELVGRFERERLPLAGIALNTDTSILTAVGNDYGFDEVFERQVNAFGQAGDVLVAISTSGNSPNVVRAMEAAASREMHVLALTGKGGGVMGELITPMDVHLCVPSDRTMRIQEVHILLLHALCDGIDALLLGDTE
- a CDS encoding YraN family protein; translation: MPDDTFAFELALAARRRAQKRRRRASTRATVAPHRPAPRRSPRQRIGDGHEDAALRLLRAAGLVLLARNLGCRAGEIDLVMRDGDVLVFVEVRSRQGDAYGGAAASIGRDKQARLARAAAHWLPTLAMRHWHGATPAARFDAVLFDGGQVRWLRAAFELA
- the rsmI gene encoding 16S rRNA (cytidine(1402)-2'-O)-methyltransferase, with the protein product MNQNVSSPVAGDAWARVAERVAGQHWPASTLYVVATPIGNLGDLGLRAWHALQRADVIAAEDTRASRTLLDAWGVSTPLMAAHRHNEAAAAQAICERLAQGQRVALVSDAGAPAVSDPGARVVRAVREAGFAVVPVPGPSAVIAALMGSGVTTDENPAYAFAGFPPSKTVARQRWLRTWCALPAPVVMFESPHRLAATLADLLEVCGPARLLTVARELTKRFEEIATFPLGEAAAWLAADAHREQGEFVLIAHAQAGQEADEDADPRADALLDALLETLSVRDASKIAAKVTGLSRDALYTRALARKNS
- a CDS encoding methylated-DNA--[protein]-cysteine S-methyltransferase, whose translation is MIYTAETRKRPGEAAEPIVYRDIPTPLGEMRLVASAKGLRGAWFTDQTLLPSAEGWTRSASDPLLEQARRELDEWFGGRRREFEVALDPVGTPFQHEVWRALCKLDFGQLASYGELARLVGRPKGAQAIGGAVGRNPVIIIIPCHRIIGADTSLTGFGGGLPRKQALLKHEGSEYLSRNARARRVCDGQAQLPFEQPSFDWPPA
- a CDS encoding septal ring lytic transglycosylase RlpA family protein, producing the protein MILSRPLHILMMLLLAIAVAGCSSTGGRKKGGGYYKDDGPDANPPSNLDQVPDAVPRIEPYASGANRPYVVFGQRYVPDTTGQPYKRQGIASWYGKKFHGNSTSIGEPYDMYAMTAAHTTLPIPSYARVTSLVNGKTIIVRVNDRGPFHSDRIMDLSYVAAYKLGIIGPGSGQVVVESIQQDEIRRWASQGPAPEPASATGSTPVATPVAAAPVALEPQPLAQQPAPAPGSAPVRQPAAGGIGNVYLQVGAFSQPANAQSLVSRINTQLGAAGTPPAAVEQANNLYRVKIGPYPDRQSALNAVQLVSDRIGITPSIAAQ
- the rapZ gene encoding RNase adapter RapZ, whose protein sequence is MLKVVLVTGISGSGKSVALRMLEDASYTCVDNLPVRFLTEFVANARDDGLERVAVAIDVRSPGELAELPDVVTALRAMGTSLRVVFLDASTDTLVQRYSESRRRHPLTDRLQRGGTAPSLTDCIALERELLAPLREQEHVIDTSELTPGQLRAWIRDLIQADRAPLVLTFESFAYKRGVPRDADLVFDVRCLPNPYYDRNLRPLTGRDEPVAAWLAGYEQVGLMIDDITSFLNRWLPQYTQDTRNYLTVAIGCTGGQHRSVYVVEQLAKRFADHDPLLVRHRTQLPDESA
- a CDS encoding c-type cytochrome, which encodes MLAFISFRSVSLPRFWAKSRLLAAAVVVFSAAPALAQDTPQVLQPGTMAARVAACTACHGEQGRAGADGYYPRLAGKPQEYLYHQLLNFRDDRRQYRPMAHLLAGLPDAYLHEMAAYFSSQHVPYPPPVRADVSAATLEAGRKLALSGDAARGLPACAACHGASLGGALPAIPGLLGLPRDYVGSQIGSWKNGLRRAAAPDCMADIAHKLTPEDIGALAAWLSSQPVADTYAPEPAGALRLPAECGSQAQR
- a CDS encoding c-type cytochrome, whose product is MKLMKRILGTLLALAVIAVGALYWLGTRDDASTGAAAAPADPQQRIERGRYLALAGNCMACHTARGGQAYAGGTPIPTPFGTIYGPNITPDEKTGIGAWSADDFWQALHNGKSRDGTLLYPAFPYTEYTRVTRADADALFAYLRTITPVNQPSRAPDLDFPYDQRLLLAAWRALYFRPGVQEADPGQSTQWNRGRYLVEGLGHCAACHAPRNSLGATRAADGLAGGIIPMLDWYAPPLTNDPQTGLGRWSAEDIAALLRTGMAAHSSASGPMAEVVLGSTQHLTEADALAMGVYLKSLPATPAASSRPATPASPAAMELGGKIYRQQCAQCHQPQGEGSAGAWPALAGNPTVTAPSPVNAIRMVLDGGFAPATAANPRPHGMPPFGQLLNDNDIAMLVSYIRNSWGNEAGGVTPLEVKRARAASTRN